TATTGGTATAAACAAGCAATACGAAAATATAATGCCAATCTCGCTAGAATAAATTTAGGTTGGCTCTATATTCAAGATAAATCGCCACGTGACTGCTCAACAGGATTAAATTATCTATTTAACTCTATTAATCCAAATACGCAATATATTTTAGATGATTTAAAAGATTATTTTGGCTTTAATGGTTTCTACCCTTTAAAACCTACAAATCTGCCTTTTGGTAATATGACACAAGGAGAACAACTTGCTTATGCTGGTATTTTAATGGGAAAAGTGGGGTTAGGATCTTTTCAAGATATTCAATATCTCACTAGTCAATATGCTACTCAGAACCATGCTAATGCCATAGAAAATCAATATATAGAACAGCAGAATCAAAAAATTTATCAACATTTATTAACCCAATGTCAAAATAAAGTTTGGTAATTTCAAGGAGATATTATGGCTATTTATATTGTTACCAGTATTTTAATATCATTTTTTCTACATAAATATTTGTTTGTTGGAATAACCTCAGGCTGGATTGCTTATGGTATTGCTAATCTGTTTATTCCTGAATGGGCTGCAGCCATTGGAATAATAATAGGAATTATAGCTTCAATTCCACCACATTCATCTAATAATTAAATATCCACTTAAATAAGGAATAAATATGAAAATCGGAAGAATGAGACGTTTAGATTATGGTCTTTGGTATATTGGGTTATTTGTTTTTGATTTATTTCTATGGGTATTTTTTACAGCATTAGAAAAGTATATTGATAATTCACTTTATGAACTTGATTTATTTCAATCATTCATTATTTTTGGCTGGAGCATCATTATTTTGATTATTTATACATTAATGAGATTTTATTTTATTATTGCCAGATTTCATGATCTTGGTAAAAGTGGTTATTACAGCCTATGGACAATTATTCCCATTGCTGGTTGTATTATTAGTTTTATTCTCCTTTTTCTTAAAGGAGAAGTTGGTGATAATCAATATGGCAAAGATCCAAAGTCAAAGTAGAGAAAATTGTTAATAAATAACTACTTTCACTTATACTAATTTAAATAAGGAATAATATATGAAAATCGGAAGAATGAGACGCTTAGATTATGGTATTTACTATATTAGTTCATGTTTTTTTAGTTCTATGATATGGATTTTTTTATTAAGTTTAATAAGAAATATTGATTATTTATATTATGAATATTATGCTTGTCAATTACTTATTATTTTTATAACTGCTATAATTCTTCTCATTTTTTATACTGTACCTAGATTTTATTGTATTATTGCTCGCCTACATGATCTTGGTAAAAGTGGTTATTATAGCCTATGGACACTCCTTCCCTTTGTTAGCTTTATTCTTATTTTTCTTAAAGGGGAAGATAGGGATAATCAATATGGCGAAGATCCAAAATCAAAAGGAAAGAAATTGTTAATGAATAATCTATATGACACCAATTTAGATGAAAAACAATAAAAAAACATTATAGATTACTAATATAAAGAGGTATTTAATGAAAAAAGTAAAATTCTATTAATTAATATTATAAAACGCTTTAATTTCTTAATATTTATTCTTATCAGCTTTTTGGGACTAATCAGTTTACCCATTCAAGCAAATGATATAAAACAGCTACAACAACAAGCTAATCAATGAGATCTAAATGCCCAAACTAATTTGGGGCTAATATATGCTAATGGACAAGGAGTAAGACAAGATTATTTTAAAGCCGTAGAATGGTATAATAAAGCGGCTGAACAAGGTCATGCCACAGCACAAAATAATTTAGGTATCATGTATCAATATGGAAAGGGAGTTCGCCAAAACCTTTCTGAAGCAAAAGAATGGTTTGGTAAAGCTTGTGATAATGGTTTACAACAAGGTTGTGATTTGTATAGAGAATTGAATTATTGATAACCATTAATTAGGGCTAAAATAGATTAGCCCTAAAACAAACATTATCTCAAGCATTATGAAAAAGATTTTTCTTTAATACTTTAATTAATCTTAACTTTTATTACATTAAAGAATGACTATTCCCTTTCGGATCTTCGCCAAAGCGGTTTGTTCCTCTTGTGCCGTCAAAGAGCATAAAGACAAATAAGACGATTGCACCGATAATAGGAATAAAAGCAATTAAAATCCACCAGCCTGAACGATCGGTGTCGTGTAACCGTCTTACGGTTACAGCAATACTTGGTAATAATACAGCTAATACATATAAACCACCTAAAAATCCAACACCAAGCTCAGGATTATAAGTCCCCGTCATACCATCAACAATACTTAAAATAAAAGAAATGATCAGATTAAATAAGCAAAAAAACCAATATTCCTTGCGTCTTGCTCGCCCTGTAAATGTAGCATATTGTTTTAATACACTGATATACCAATTCATAATGTCCTCCATTTTGCAGTTAAGATAAGTTATTTATAGCACAAATTAGCATAAAGAGAATGAATTTTTACTTTCTTTTCTAACAGATAATGCGATAATTTAGGCTAATTTTGGGTATAAAGAGGAATTCAATTATGGCAATTTTAGTCACAGGCGGTGCGGGTTATATTGGCTCTCATACACTCGTTGAATTATTAAACGCAGGCAAACAGGTGGTAGTATTAGATAATTTGGTTAATTCGTCAGCGAAATCTTTAGAGCGTGTTGAGCAAATTACGGGCAAATCTGTCAATTTTTATCAAGGCGATGTGTTAGATCGTGAGTTATTACAACAAATTTTCCAACAACATTCTATTGATTCGGTAATTCATTTTGCAGGGTTAAAAGCGGTTGGTGAATCGGTGCAGAAGCCGATTGAATATTATATGAACAATGTAACAGGCTCGTTAGTCCTGATTGATGAAATGCGTAAAGCGGGTGTGTGGAATTTTGTGTTTAGTTCTTCCGCAACCGTATATGGCGATCCTGAGATTATTCCAATTACAGAAGATTGCTCTGTGGGGGGAACAACCAACCCTTATGGTACCTCAAAATTTATGGTGGAAAAAACCTTGATTGATGTTGCCAAAGCTATTCCACAATTTAGCTTAACTATCTTGCGTTATTTTAATCCCGTGGGCGCGCATTCAAGCGGTTTAATTGGCGAAGATCCTAATGGTATTCCCAATAATTTATTGCCTTATATTAGCCAAGTTGCTATTGGTAAACTTCCGAAACTGTCTATTTTTGGCAATGATTATGATACTGCAGACGGCACAGGCGTGCGTGATTATATTCATGTGGTAGATTTAGCTATTGGTCATCTTAAAGCCCTTGAGCGTCATTATAATGATGCAGGTTTACACATTTATAATCTCGGTACAGGGCAAGGTTATTCGGTATTAGATATGGTAAACGCCTTTGAGCAAGCCAATCAAATCCAAATTCCTTACCAATTCGCCCCTCGCCGAGCAGGCGATATTGCCACTTGTTACTCTGATCCTACCTTAGCTAAACAGCAATTAGGCTGGGTTGCCGAACGAGATTTAACCACCATGATGAAAGACACTTGGCATTGGCAAAAAAATAATCCACAAGGTTATAAAGACGAATAATGATATCCCGTTCACCTTCCCTCATTAGCCAGATCTTTAGCCGTAATATGCTTATTTGTGTATTTACTGGCTTTAGTTCTGGTTTACCCCTTTATATTTTAGTTTCCTTAATTCCTGTTTGGCTACGCAGCCAACAAATTGCTCTAGAAACCATTGGCTTACTTACCTTAACGAGCTTGCCCTATACTTGGAAATTCTTATGGTCACCATTTCTTGATCGTTTTAGTTTACCCCTTGGGCGGCGGCGTGGTTGGATATTGCTTTCCCAACTGGGCTTAATTATATCGCTTGCCAGTTTCGGATTATTGCAACCAACACAAACGGAGCATTTAACCTTAGTGGCTATACTTGCTACCTTAACCGCATTTTTATCCGCAACGCAAGATATTGTACTTGATGCTTATCGGCGAGAAATTTTAACCGATAATGAATTAGGGCTAGGTAATTCAATCCACGTTAATGCCTATCGTATCTCTGGGCTGATTCCCGGTTCTTTATCCTTGATTTTATCCGATCATTTGCCTTGGCATACAGTGTTTATCATTACCGCATTGTTTATGCTACCTGGTATTTTTATGACCTTATGCCTTGCTAAAGAACCTCAAGTGGCTTTGCGTCCTAACCGTACCTTACGCGAAACCGTACTTGAACCCTTTCAAGAGTTTTTTAGTCGCAAAGGAATTATGCCTGCATTGGGTATTCTCGCCTTTATTTTTCTGTATAAATTAGGCGATAGTATGGCAACTGCATTGATTTCGCCATTTTATTTAGATATGGGCTTTAGCAAGACCGATATTGGCATTGTGGTAAAAAATGCCTCACTATGGCCCATGATTTTAGCAGGGATTTTAGGGGGCATTATTATGCTCAAAATTGGCATTAATAAAGCCCTATGGTTATTTGGTTTAGTGCAAATTGTTACAATCTTAGGTTTTGCTTGGCTGGCAAGCCATGGACGTTTTGAGCAAATCAATAGCTATGCCCTTATTTCTTTAACCCTTGTGGTGGCTGCGGAATATATTGGTATAGGATTAGGCACTGCCGCCTTTGTGGCATTTATGGCAAGAGAAACCAACCCTATTCATACCGCTACACAATTAGCGTTATTTACCAGTTTAGCGGCATTACCTCGCTCTCTATTTAATTCTCAAGCAGGGGTTTTAATTGATTATTTCGGCTATTATCATTATTTCTGGTTCTGCTTTTGGCTCGCTGTGCCGGGTATGCTCTGTTTAATTTGGGTTGCCCCTTGGCGAGAGAAGCAAAACAAACCCCAGCAAAATTAAGCTATAAGTGATTAAAGTGCGGTCAAATTTTAACAAGTTTTTAGAATATCTTGAGTTTTATTAGGAATATAGGTATTTTATAACGGTTTTTAAGACAATCAGGTAAATTACCTCGGTAATTTTCCACAAAATCCATAAAGCGATTTTAACAAAGAGGTTAATATGAAAATCATTTTATTAGGTGCACCCGGAGCAGGCAAAGGCACACAAGCACAATTTATTATGAATAAATTTAATATCCCACAAATTTCTACTGGGGATATGTTACGTGCCGCAATCAAATCAAGCTCAGAACTCGGACAACAAGCAAAAACCTTAATGGACGCAGGACAATTAGTGCCTGATGAACTTATTATTGCCTTAGTGAAAGAACGTGTTGCTCAAGCTGATTGTGCTGATGGCTTTTTATTAGACGGCTTCCCTCGCACCATTCCACAAGCAGATGCCCTAAAAAATACTGGCATCGCCATTGATTATGTGCTTGAGTTTGATGTGCCTGATGATGTCATTGTGGAACGAATGAGCGGTCGTCGCGTACACCAACCTTCTGGGCGTTCTTATCATATTATTTATAATCCACCAAAAGTGGAAGGGAAAGATGATATAACTGGTGAAGAACTCATTATTCGTGCCGATGATAAACCAGAAACTGTGTTAGACCGCTTAAAAGTTTATCACTCCACCACCAAACCACTAATTGATTATTATCAAGCAGAGGCAAAAGCAGGTCATACCCAATATTTTCGTTTAGATGGCACTCAAAAAGTAGAACAAGTCAGTGCAGAATTAGACAGCATCTTAACGAAATAATCTATCATTCTAAATAATGTACAAATTCGGTACGACTATAAAAGGGCAAATCGCCCTTTTATAGTCATCTTATTTTAAATTAAAACGACTATACTCTTATGCTTATTGAAACCCACCCTTTCCCACCTGTTTTACCCCCAAAGGCAACAGTAATGATGATGGGAACCTTTCCGCCCAAAGAAGAAAAACGTTGTATGGAATTCCATTACCCGAATTTTCAAAATGATATGTGGCGAATTTATGGATTAGTGTTTTTTAATGATCCTCATTATTTTCAAGTCAATAATGAAAAACGCTTTGATCCTAATAAAATTAAAGATTTTTTCTATCAAAAAGGCATCGCAACCTGCCCAACCGTAATGAAAGCTATTCGTGAACAAGATAATGCCTCAGACAAATTTCTCAAAATTGTTGAACCTGTAAACTTAACGCATATCCTTGAACAACTTCCTGATTGCCAATGGATTTTTACCACTGGCGGTAAAGCCACAGAAATTCTTCTCAGCTTATTACCTGAAAAAATTAAAGCCCCTAAAACCAATCAATATATTGATTTCCCCTTTCAACATCGCTCATTAAAACTCTACCGCCTACCCTCTACCTCAAGAGCCTATCCACTGAGTTTAGAGAAAAAAGCTCAAGCCTATAAAACTTTTTTTGAGCTAGCAGGGGTTTTATAGTTGTTCCTCTTTAAAAGAAATAAAAAATAGATAGCTAATTAATCATTAGCTATCTATTTAAAACTTATTCAACCTACCTTTTATCATCGTTTCTCGTTAAATAAGACAAAAATAAGAAATAACAATGCAAAAATAATCTCAAAACTTACCGCTCTTTAGTTTTTTACTATTTAAAAACTAACAAAAATGTCTTGAATTACATTTTTCAACAAACATAGAAATCAAATTGAAATTATTTTTATTTACAGTTAAAATCTTGCCGATTTTTTCCACAGCATAAATGTCAGCAAGAATAAAATAAGGAGAGGAAATTGTGTTTCAATTAAAACAAGTGTCATTTGTGATCCCGCAACGTACCTTGTTATATCCTCTTAATTTGAATTTTAGTGCTGGCAAGGTGTATGGCTTAATTGGGCATAATGGTTCAGGGAAATCTACCTTAATTAAATTAATGGCTCGTCAACAAAAAATCAGTGGTGGGCAGATTTTGCTTAATAAACAGGATATTTCCTCTTGGGGAAGTCGTGATTTTGCGAAACAAGTGGCTTATTTACCGCAACATTTACCTACTTCAACACAATTAACGGCGCGTGAATTGATTGCTATGGGACGTTATGCGTGGAATGGTTTATTAGGGCGTCAAACTGAAACGGATCAGCAGGCGATTGAACGGGCAATGCAACTGACCCATACTTGTCAATTTGCTGAACAATTTATTGATACTCTATCAGGTGGCGAACGCTCTCGCATTTGGTTAGCCATGTTATTAGCTCAGCAAAGCCAATTTTTATTGCTTGATGAACCCTTAGCCCCTTTGGATATTGCTCATCAAGTGGAAGTTATGCAGTTAATTCGTCAATTAAGCCGAGAATTGGGCTTAGGAGTAGTGATTGTTATTCATGATATTAACCTTGCCAGCTATTTTTGCGATGAATTAATTGCCTTGCATAGTGGGCGTTTGTTAATGCAAGGTACGCCGCAACAAATGATTACTCAGCCTAATTTACAAGCGATTTATGGTATTCAACTTAATGTAATGCCTCACCCTAATACCACTTGTCCAGTGAGCTTTTACTAATGAAAAAAATTTTGTTTATTTTCACCGCACTTTACTGTTGCTTTTTCGCTGTTTTGGCACAGGCTCAAACGGGAACTGCTCGCTATGCAAGCCTTGATTGGACAGTGGCAGAAACTTTGTTAGCCCTAGGGGTTGAGCCTGTGGCGATTGGCGATGTTGAGGCGTATGAAAAATGGGTGGCAAAGCCTAGTTTACCGCCACAGATTATTGATTTAGGGCTTCGTCATCAACCTAATCTTGAACAAGTGGCTTGGTTAGCCAAGCAAGATAGCCAAAGACCGCTTATTTTTATTAATACCCCTTTTTATGCTATGGCAAGTGCAATGCTCAAGCCCTTTGCTCAAGTAGAAATGGTGGATTTTTATCAAGCGGGCAATGCTTGGCAAAATATTGTTACTGCCACTCAACAAGTAGCAAATTTAGTAGGGCGAGCGGATTATGCGGAGAAATTATTGGCAAATTTTGATAAACAGATTGCACAGTTATTGCCACAGGCTCAGCCTTTTATCTCACGTCCTATTGCTTTAGTGCAATTTATTGATACTCGCCACTTACGCATTTATGCGGAAAATAGTTTACTTGGCGCGGTGTTAAACCAGCTGGGTTTCCGCAATGCTTGGCAAGGGGAACATAACTTGTGGGGATTTGCCACCATTAATATTACCCAATTAAGCCAATTACCCCAAAATGTGCGACTGGTGGTAATTAAACCTTATCCTGCCAATGTGGTGCAAGCCCTTAGCCATAATAGTTTATGGCAACATTTAAAGCTCAATGAAAACACCTTAGTTTTGCCTGCCATTTGGACCTTTGGCGGTATTCCCTCGGCACAGCGTTTTGCCCAAACCTTGGTGCAGGCATTACAAACAGGAGGGGAACCTTGGTAAAAATAAACACAAAACCCACCGCACTTTTCTTTGTGGGCCTATGCTTATTATTTTTTGTGTTAGCGATAATGTTGTTAAGCCAGCAATTACCCGCTCACTTTAATCTAACGGATTTATTCCGTCAGTCCGCAGATCTTGAGGTATTGTTATTGCAAAACTATAGCCTACCTCGTATTGTTATGGCGTTATTAGCGGGCGGGACATTAGGTTTAGCAAGCCTTTTATTACAACAAATTATGGCAAATAATTTGGTATCCGATAGCACCATTGGGATCAGCAGTGGCGCTCAGTTTGCCTTATTTTTAGCCACCATTTTATTTCCTGCCAGTTTACATTATGGGGCAAGCCTAATCGCTTTAGGCGGTGCGGTGGTGAGTTTGTTATTAGTATTTTGTTTAGCTTGGCGTAAAACCATGTCGCCCTTATTGCTAATCTTGGCAGGCTTAGTGGTAAATTTATATTTTGGTGCGTTTTCATCACTGATGATGTTATTTTATCCCGAAGAATCGCGAGGCTTAGCATTATGGGGAGCAGGTTCATTGGTGCAAGAGTCTTGGCACGATAGTCAATGGCTTATTTGGCAAATTTGCCCAATGTTATTGATTATTGCCCTATTAATACGCCCACTCACTATTTTAAGTTTAAATGAAAGCAATGCCGTCAGCTTAGGTGTCCCTGTGGCTCGCTTGCGTTTTATTGGGATTGCAGTAGCAAGTTATTTGATCGCTTGTGTGGTCAGTGCGGTTGGTATGTTAGGTTTTATTGGTTTAGTCGCCACCACATTGGTGCGTCAATTAGGGGTGCGTAGCCTAAAATATCAGCTTATTTTGGCATTTTATTGTGGCGGATTATTACTGGCAATAACAGATTTATTGTTGCAATTATTGGCATTATGGCGAGGTATTCATTTACCCACAGGGGCAGTAACCGCGTTATTAGGTACACCTTTATTATTATGGTTAATGTTCCGCACCTTACCGAAAGCCACAGGATTGAATGAAACTGCCACCACAAAACAAATTAAATTTAGACCGCACTTTATAGGCATTGCCTTGTTGCTTTTGTTTGCAGTTATTTTTGTGGCGTTAAATTTTGGGCGTAGCGGACAGGGTTGGCATTGGCTAAATCAAGATAACTTACAAGATATTGTTATAGCATTACGCTATCCCCGTTTATTAATGGCATTAGCCGTAGGGATTTTATTAGCCACCGCAGGGGTCTTACTACAACGGCTTACCCTAAATCCTATGGCAAGCCCTGAATTACTGGGCATATCCTCAGGCACCAGTATGGGCATTTTGCTGTTGTTATTTTTCTTTTCTAGCCAAAGCCCCGTATTCTTTTGGTTAGCAGGGATTATCGGGGCATTACTGGCGTTATCCTTATTATTACTGATTAATCAAGCCAATGGTATGTTGCCAGAAAAAGTGCTACTCACAGGGATTTCCTTGTCAGCATTATTTGATACCTTACAACGATTAGCCATTGCCAGTGGCGATCCGAGAGCCATTTTATTACTTAACTGGACTTCAGGCTCAATTCAACCGGTAGAAAGCCACTTCGCTTGGGGCTTTTTATTGATTAGCTTGGCGTTATTTAGCATAAGTTTGTTATTTAGCCGTTGGTTAGAAATTTTAGGCTTACAAGCCCCTATGGCACAAGCCTTGGGCTTGAATTTACGCCAAGTGCGGTGGATTTTAATTTTATTTTCCGCTTTGCTTACAGCTATTGCCACCTTGATTATCGGCCCTCTGAGCTTTATTGGTTTATTAGTACCCCATTTAGCCCGTTTAGTGGTGGCGCGGGTTTATCAACAGCTTATTGTGGCTGCTTTATTGGGTGGCATTATTATGATTATGGCAGATTGGCTAGGACGTCAGCTACTTTTCCCTTATGAAATTCCTGCGGGATTGGTCGCCACCTTACTTGGCGGTAGCTATTTTTTAGTGATGATGCGTAAAGTGTAATATATAGCCGTTACATAGTGGTTTTAATTTAAAATAAGACAAGCTGAAACGGTTATATTTTATAGTCGTTTCAATTAAAAATGAGACAAGGCGGAACGCCGAAGACAGTACAAGTAGTACGGCGAGGCGTACCAACGCTGTATCATTTTAAAGTGGGACGACTATAAAATACGATAAAGCGAAAAAGTGTATTTTTTGCTTTGTGTAACCGCCCCTTGTGGGCTTAACCTAACTAGGAACTTAACAATGAAAAAATCCTTTGTTTATACTGGCTTAGCCAGTGCCATAGCTATGGCAATCAACCCAGCATTCGCAGAAGAAAATGCCTCACAAGCAGAATTGTTAGAGGCTATTGAAGTGGTAGGTACATTAAATAAACTTGATGTACAACCCTTTAATCAAGCAAAATCTGCCACAGTGATTAGCCAGCAAACCTTACAAGAGGAAGGCGTGGTAAAAGCTGATGAATTAGGACGTTATCAAGCAGGTTTTGTCAATCAAACCTATGGTTCAGATACCAATACAAACTGGTTTAATATTCGTGGTGTGGAAGCAAATCAATCCCTTGACGGTGCACCAATGTTAAAACAAGGTTTCTTCTCGCCACAAATTGATTTATTTGGGGTGGAAGCTGTAGAAGTGGTTAAAGGGGCAGACTCTATGACCTTTGGGGCAGCCCAAGCTGGCGGTTTAATTAACTATATTAGTAAACGCCCACATAAAGATCTTGTGGGGGGGGGTACGATCGTTAGTTATGTAGGTAACAAAAACCAACGTGGCATCGGATTGGACTATACGGGCGGATTAAATGCGGATAATAGCCTACGTTACCGTTTAGTGGGATCTTATGCACGTGCCGACGGCGAATGGAATGGCACTTGGTCAGAAAGCTATTATTTTGCTCCCTCTCTTAGCTGGGATATTTCCGATCGCACTCATTTAACCTTGCTTGCTAGCTATTTAAAAAATGTGGGTACACCAAGCTCAAATTTCTTACCACAAAGTGGCACTTTAGTACCAACTGCCTATGGCAAAATTTCTCGTCATGCCAACCTTGGCGATCCGACCCAAGATTATGATCGTAATCATGCCAAAAGTATTGGTTATGAATTTAGCCATGATTTTGGTGCAGGTTTAACCTTTAGCCAAAATTATCGCTATCAATATATTTCTAATCAACATCAAGGGGCTTATGCTTATCCCTCTCAATATGATGCAAACTGGAATCCCATTCCCTTTACCAGTAATTATGATTTAGCCCGAGGTGTTGTGTATAACAATGGGCGAGCAAAAAGCCATAGTATTGATAATCGTATTACTTGGCGATATAACAATGATTGGTTAGAAAATACCTTATTAGCAGGTTTTGATTACCGTCATCAGGATTTTAATTCTCTTTATACTTTATTTGGCTCAACAAGTAGCGTAAATGTATATAGTCCTTCGCTTTCTTATGGACAACCTTATAGTATTAATGCCCCTCGTGTACATATTAAATCCATTCAACAAGGTTATTATTTACAAAATAATGCACATTTATTTGATAGCCTTGGAGTAACCTTAGGTGTCCGCCACGATAGAGCAAGAAATAGTCAGTTAGGTACAGATCAAACTGTGAAGAAAAATCATACTTCTTATTCAGGTTCTATTATGTACTTTAATGATCTAGGCTTAAACCCTTATTATGCTTACAGTGAATCTTTTTATTTGCCGAATGGTTTAAGTGGTGATCAAACCTTATATAAACCTTACATCACTCGCCAACATGAAATTGGGGTAAAATATATGCCAAGTTGGTTAGAGGGGACTATTTCTTTAGCAGCTTTCCAAGCTCGTGATAA
Above is a window of Volucribacter amazonae DNA encoding:
- a CDS encoding ABC transporter ATP-binding protein yields the protein MFQLKQVSFVIPQRTLLYPLNLNFSAGKVYGLIGHNGSGKSTLIKLMARQQKISGGQILLNKQDISSWGSRDFAKQVAYLPQHLPTSTQLTARELIAMGRYAWNGLLGRQTETDQQAIERAMQLTHTCQFAEQFIDTLSGGERSRIWLAMLLAQQSQFLLLDEPLAPLDIAHQVEVMQLIRQLSRELGLGVVIVIHDINLASYFCDELIALHSGRLLMQGTPQQMITQPNLQAIYGIQLNVMPHPNTTCPVSFY
- a CDS encoding tetratricopeptide repeat protein translates to MGLIYANGQGVRQDYFKAVEWYNKAAEQGHATAQNNLGIMYQYGKGVRQNLSEAKEWFGKACDNGLQQGCDLYRELNY
- a CDS encoding DUF805 domain-containing protein, which encodes MNWYISVLKQYATFTGRARRKEYWFFCLFNLIISFILSIVDGMTGTYNPELGVGFLGGLYVLAVLLPSIAVTVRRLHDTDRSGWWILIAFIPIIGAIVLFVFMLFDGTRGTNRFGEDPKGNSHSLM
- the galE gene encoding UDP-glucose 4-epimerase GalE translates to MAILVTGGAGYIGSHTLVELLNAGKQVVVLDNLVNSSAKSLERVEQITGKSVNFYQGDVLDRELLQQIFQQHSIDSVIHFAGLKAVGESVQKPIEYYMNNVTGSLVLIDEMRKAGVWNFVFSSSATVYGDPEIIPITEDCSVGGTTNPYGTSKFMVEKTLIDVAKAIPQFSLTILRYFNPVGAHSSGLIGEDPNGIPNNLLPYISQVAIGKLPKLSIFGNDYDTADGTGVRDYIHVVDLAIGHLKALERHYNDAGLHIYNLGTGQGYSVLDMVNAFEQANQIQIPYQFAPRRAGDIATCYSDPTLAKQQLGWVAERDLTTMMKDTWHWQKNNPQGYKDE
- a CDS encoding tetratricopeptide repeat protein: MKKSVITLSIIFLVTACSSNTELAFQYYKEKNYPKAFNYYVKAAETEPNSHNHINLGYFYQNGLGTEKNIELAEYWYKQAIRKYNANLARINLGWLYIQDKSPRDCSTGLNYLFNSINPNTQYILDDLKDYFGFNGFYPLKPTNLPFGNMTQGEQLAYAGILMGKVGLGSFQDIQYLTSQYATQNHANAIENQYIEQQNQKIYQHLLTQCQNKVW
- a CDS encoding DUF805 domain-containing protein, coding for MKIGRMRRLDYGLWYIGLFVFDLFLWVFFTALEKYIDNSLYELDLFQSFIIFGWSIIILIIYTLMRFYFIIARFHDLGKSGYYSLWTIIPIAGCIISFILLFLKGEVGDNQYGKDPKSK
- a CDS encoding DUF805 domain-containing protein, producing MKIGRMRRLDYGIYYISSCFFSSMIWIFLLSLIRNIDYLYYEYYACQLLIIFITAIILLIFYTVPRFYCIIARLHDLGKSGYYSLWTLLPFVSFILIFLKGEDRDNQYGEDPKSKGKKLLMNNLYDTNLDEKQ
- the fhuB gene encoding Fe(3+)-hydroxamate ABC transporter permease FhuB, with the translated sequence MVKINTKPTALFFVGLCLLFFVLAIMLLSQQLPAHFNLTDLFRQSADLEVLLLQNYSLPRIVMALLAGGTLGLASLLLQQIMANNLVSDSTIGISSGAQFALFLATILFPASLHYGASLIALGGAVVSLLLVFCLAWRKTMSPLLLILAGLVVNLYFGAFSSLMMLFYPEESRGLALWGAGSLVQESWHDSQWLIWQICPMLLIIALLIRPLTILSLNESNAVSLGVPVARLRFIGIAVASYLIACVVSAVGMLGFIGLVATTLVRQLGVRSLKYQLILAFYCGGLLLAITDLLLQLLALWRGIHLPTGAVTALLGTPLLLWLMFRTLPKATGLNETATTKQIKFRPHFIGIALLLLFAVIFVALNFGRSGQGWHWLNQDNLQDIVIALRYPRLLMALAVGILLATAGVLLQRLTLNPMASPELLGISSGTSMGILLLLFFFSSQSPVFFWLAGIIGALLALSLLLLINQANGMLPEKVLLTGISLSALFDTLQRLAIASGDPRAILLLNWTSGSIQPVESHFAWGFLLISLALFSISLLFSRWLEILGLQAPMAQALGLNLRQVRWILILFSALLTAIATLIIGPLSFIGLLVPHLARLVVARVYQQLIVAALLGGIIMIMADWLGRQLLFPYEIPAGLVATLLGGSYFLVMMRKV
- a CDS encoding AmpG family muropeptide MFS transporter; this translates as MISRSPSLISQIFSRNMLICVFTGFSSGLPLYILVSLIPVWLRSQQIALETIGLLTLTSLPYTWKFLWSPFLDRFSLPLGRRRGWILLSQLGLIISLASFGLLQPTQTEHLTLVAILATLTAFLSATQDIVLDAYRREILTDNELGLGNSIHVNAYRISGLIPGSLSLILSDHLPWHTVFIITALFMLPGIFMTLCLAKEPQVALRPNRTLRETVLEPFQEFFSRKGIMPALGILAFIFLYKLGDSMATALISPFYLDMGFSKTDIGIVVKNASLWPMILAGILGGIIMLKIGINKALWLFGLVQIVTILGFAWLASHGRFEQINSYALISLTLVVAAEYIGIGLGTAAFVAFMARETNPIHTATQLALFTSLAALPRSLFNSQAGVLIDYFGYYHYFWFCFWLAVPGMLCLIWVAPWREKQNKPQQN
- a CDS encoding iron-siderophore ABC transporter substrate-binding protein encodes the protein MKKILFIFTALYCCFFAVLAQAQTGTARYASLDWTVAETLLALGVEPVAIGDVEAYEKWVAKPSLPPQIIDLGLRHQPNLEQVAWLAKQDSQRPLIFINTPFYAMASAMLKPFAQVEMVDFYQAGNAWQNIVTATQQVANLVGRADYAEKLLANFDKQIAQLLPQAQPFISRPIALVQFIDTRHLRIYAENSLLGAVLNQLGFRNAWQGEHNLWGFATINITQLSQLPQNVRLVVIKPYPANVVQALSHNSLWQHLKLNENTLVLPAIWTFGGIPSAQRFAQTLVQALQTGGEPW
- the adk gene encoding adenylate kinase, with amino-acid sequence MKIILLGAPGAGKGTQAQFIMNKFNIPQISTGDMLRAAIKSSSELGQQAKTLMDAGQLVPDELIIALVKERVAQADCADGFLLDGFPRTIPQADALKNTGIAIDYVLEFDVPDDVIVERMSGRRVHQPSGRSYHIIYNPPKVEGKDDITGEELIIRADDKPETVLDRLKVYHSTTKPLIDYYQAEAKAGHTQYFRLDGTQKVEQVSAELDSILTK
- a CDS encoding DNA glycosylase, with the translated sequence MLIETHPFPPVLPPKATVMMMGTFPPKEEKRCMEFHYPNFQNDMWRIYGLVFFNDPHYFQVNNEKRFDPNKIKDFFYQKGIATCPTVMKAIREQDNASDKFLKIVEPVNLTHILEQLPDCQWIFTTGGKATEILLSLLPEKIKAPKTNQYIDFPFQHRSLKLYRLPSTSRAYPLSLEKKAQAYKTFFELAGVL